The Vigna unguiculata cultivar IT97K-499-35 chromosome 11, ASM411807v1, whole genome shotgun sequence genomic sequence tcatATCTACATTAAACCAAAGGGAAAGAACTTCTCTAGAAACACatcaactttttaaataaaatcaagttGCGTGAATCAAATGAATGGAAAAACTCTATTTTAAGCACATgagtttatattttgaaattacaaGGAAAATCATGTATGAAAGAGATCACATAAGCTAAAATGTATATTCTCTCACCAATGCTCTCGTAAGTGTTTAGGATtatgttttcactcaaaatagtCATGTAAGTAAATATTACTATAACttaaaaattctaatatttacacACTTTTGAAAAACATGTGTTCAAAGATCATGAAGACTTTTCAAAggtttgtctaacattttttaatattcaaactAAAGAGATTTGGGTAGTTTTCTATGCAGATGTAATATGACAGTTTTCATATACTAACTGGCTTAAGGTGAATATTGGTGATGCAACTAAAGACTGTCCTGTTTTAGCTATGTATGTTAGTATTTTTAGGAAAGTCAAGATGAATATGTGAGTAGTTTTTCCAACTTTTTAGGCATGCAAACTTCTACTTATATTTAGTTCATAAGGTTCATTTATGCATTGGAGCATGCTTAGAGGAGAGTTTTCAGAGACTTtgattaaagaataattttacattaatttatcttaatttcttaggtaataaaaaaaatctcattatgatgatatttttatctttaagttTACTACTTTTATAAGATCTCggaaaatgaagaatttttccaaacttacttttatttaaataatattttttttttttgaaatgaatttaaGGTAGGTTTATTATATTTCTCAACAATATAGACCTTAGAATTAGGATAAGATCTTTGCACTTGTTTTTTAAgatatactttttttctttaatccaAAGACATAAGCAAatcatcaagaaaaaaaatcaattcaattttattttctttataaaatagaaTCACATCAATTTCTTGTtatgttgttatttttgttgtatttttctttattaattagaATAATTGGTGTAAGCTTATAAAGgtatattttttagaataaaaattaaaattgagattcataattaagcttaaaTTTGTTAATGGTTCTTTATATTATGAGTTTATATGAAAAggtttgtattcaaattgaattttatatttcttaatctACAATCGAAAgattaatatttagaaaattcaattaaatgttAAGTACTTCATAGGAATCCTTTCAATTAagctattatttaaaaaaataatgttttaatgaGTGTTAGTCAAGCGTATGTTTGTCTTTAGATATCTTggtatttaattgttattattaatagaatGTCGTGACCAatcctttcattttttattctctaACTTAAGGGTAGataaaaaatccaatttttttgATCCAGTCCATTTTTCTCTGAtccaatttatttaatattcattctATTCAAAatccaattcatttaaaatccattttattgtatctggatatcaatctaatctacattttatatattttatagattggatatccattctcgaaatctagattttcaaaatggataatccaaaatatccaatccaaattttcactttatattttttgttaggttaggctaaaggttgagacgtACTAGCCAAAATTTaatcgtatttgattgagttggcgtgatcctatacaaaatttggccgaattaggCCAAATTTTGTCAAGTTAGTCCTGATCAAGATTTGAACCAGTTGGTcctagacaaaatttggaagtatttggccaaatctgtcaaattctttggTGTCAGCTCTATGGACACAAATTTGGATCCACAtccattatttggatccaaaatggatgtggattagattttcgatagggctgacaccatagaatttgacagattttttgTCGAGGCCAACGAAGCCAAATTTTAGTATGggaacttggatgactttcgaacgaatttcggtcggggacgacgtgaccaaatttgggctaaggtcgacttgacaaaatttcagtcgagaTCGACATGACTGGATTCGACTGAATTTCGGTCAGGGCCGATTTTGcttaatacgaccaaattttggccaaagccgacttggccaaatatgaCCACATTTAGGTTAGGGCCTGATCAATCAAATTTCggttagggttgattccactaaattcgtcgaccgggaccgacttgactgaaTATAGTCAATTTTCAATCACAAccgactaagttgaatatagtcaaattttgttCGAGACTTAGTCGACcgaatacggctaaatttggGCAAGTGTCGGTcgacgaatttagtggagtcaaccctgaccaaaatttgactgatcaggccctagcccaaatgtggccatatttggccaagtcggctctggccaaaatttggtcgtattaggcaaaatcAGCTCTGGCCGAAATTCAGTCGAATCCAGTCAAATCGATCTTgactgaaattttgtcaagtcgacTTTGtcccaaatttggtcacgttGTCCCCGATTGAAATTCGTTtgaaagtcatccaagttcatctcatgctgaaatttggcctcgttggccccgacaaaaaatctgccaaattctatggtgtcagtcctatggacacaagttttaaaaaatttaatttgaatttattttatgaaaaatggattttggattttgaacttgatgcaaatatttagatctggatttaaacttgatctaaatatttggatctggatttttaaaaaatccaatctactttttttaaaaaagtgaatttggatcgaaaatttaatcaaattatttggatCCAATCCATGATCACCCCTACTCTACCACATTAGTTAACTTGTTTATTCCTTTCTAATCTCTTTCAAATTACTCATCAACCCActcctttctttttcataaagaaGTTGACTAGCAAATTAGAGAAAATTTGAGTGAAAATGAGtaaatcaacaaattaaaaacgaaaatacaaaaataatgatCAAGTCATAATGTTTGTAGGTAAAATCAAATAACaagaaatttaaacaaaaataaaataatgttttaaatactCAACCAAGtatgaacaaaataattttttaatacacattcaattaaaaatatgcaaattcataaaatacttaaaaataaataagtttggGTATTTTCATCTGAGTATCATGAAAAACTCTTATTCTACCGAGTActcaaaatacttttttaagtGATTGCTATTTGAATTTCGTTATTAATGGAATGTTTTGATAGTTACTTGTGTCTTCTCATCTCCAATTTACCAATCAATTCACTCATTTCCTTTCAAATTTCCTCTAAATCACTCCTCAACCTACTTAACGAGTTGAACATATGAATATGGAAGTCATTGGCATTctataagaaacaaaataaagaaatactagttagacaaaaaaaagaagaatactATTTTAAACCCTTAACAAaggaatttttaaataaaaactaaattgaagaTAAcccaatatataaaaaaaaaactttaaatattaatCTACATAGAATATCATATAATACAAGTCACTTACATTGTAGATATAAATAATCCTACTTTAAAAAGCCAATGATTTATTTAAGCAGTGTTTTCCCTTGCTCCCATTAAAATCCATCTCAAGCCTTCTTCTGTTTGATGGGTGCCATGAACAAAGACCTGAAGATGAAAGCTGCAGAGGACGCCCCTAAGAAAGGGCACACCCAATACACATAAAACTGCTCCAAAGTGTTGTGCTTGTTGTTCACAAAGGCCCATCCAAAGGCATTGGCAGGGTTCATGGAAGGTCCAGTGAACCCAGAACCAGGGATAACCAAAGCAGCAGTAGCAACAGAAAGCAAATAGACCTTCAAAAAAGGGTTCTTGGGACCCCTCAGCACCAAAAAGAGAATAGCCATGTTATGAGTGAAGGTCAACAACCCCTCAGCAAGGGCACCGGTGTGCAAATCCACCTTCAAAAAAGGACCTTTCAGCATGTGCTTGTACTGTGATGGCATCACCAGAACAAGAGCCTTGGCTCCCACAGCGCCACCGAATGCCTGAGCAGGGAACCTAACAGCCATTGATGAAAGAGATGAATCGGGTCTGAGACCTGCAGTGTAGAATGAAACTGTGGTTGAAGGGTTGAAGCTGGCACCGCCTAACACACCTCCGATGAAGCTTACGGTGAGCACACAGAAGGTGTTCAGAACTGTGGTGATGAAGAGACCTGCGAGTGAAAGGGGTTGGAGGCTGAGGAAAAGTGCTACCTCTGTTGAAGCGATTCTCAAAGTTGACATGATGAAAACCCAGATTGATGTCAAAATTGCATCTCCAATTGCAGCCCTTAGCACCCCCATTTTCTGTTTCTCCATTGTTTCTTTGGCTTGGAGGTGCAAATCTCACACACTGTAACTGGTGTTGTGAgccaagaaaaagaagagagaaagagatataTGGAGTTTTTGTGGATGTAATTGAACATCTCTGTCTTTTGTGCAGAGGGGTGGTTAGACAACAAAAGTTATATCAGAACACTCCGATTTTAGCTGTTGTGTATCCCTTGTGGGACCGCCTAATCCTCacgtgaaaaatattttttacaaaatttgtttttctgataaatttttaataatgttgACGTGGCAGTACattgaatgaaagaaaaaaatggtacaatttaaaaagacaacaaaaatgtttggtaatatattattgaatgaaagaaaaatttggtACAATTtaaaaagacaagaaaaatgtttggtgacttgaaaagaaaattttttcaaaatttattaaaaaaaaaattatgaaaatatcatAATCCTTCTCACAACCGAAATTAAATGCATTTTTGCTTTaggttattttattaaatttatgttaatttttaagtttcatttttatattaattatttgttgtaccatgtatatattttagacaacaacaacaaatatattaaaaggtgTCTATCTTTATTGATAGTAACGTCGAAAACGAATagtatttatatgttatttttactaaaattattttaaaacaaatatttaaaatacaaattaaaaaaaaaagtataattcaaactaaattattcaataaaatatttatgtgaatgatttagtcttttaaaaaaaaaaatttaaatgagttggatcaaaatataatttttgaaaaattaaacttttataaaataacttcaatttcttgcgtttaaataaaaaatatatataaaaaaataaagttaaaatttaaatgattattttatgattaatatttttttattaataatttcgTTTTAGTtacttgaattttaaaaatatattaaatgaaattcaCTAAATaggtaattaaatattattatccatgattcacaaatttcattcataaatatgtgtacatgtattatttttgtcatccctagtgGGATCTCCCAATTACTAAATCAAATGCATTTTgtctttagtttatttttaaaaatttatattaattttcaagtttcatttttttatatgaattatttttactaaCATGTGTATATCTTATCATAAAAATGAGTTCTTTCAATTGAAGATATGACCATTTTCATCTCTTTGTTTTCATACATCTTAAATCAATCTTActgttcttttattctttaattaggCTTTCATTCTAATTCAATAGTTTATTTTCTCTACTAAATGAGTCTCATAAATAAACccacattatttatattaatattagttattaaCTGAGTCCGATCAACTTTCTTAtagaagaaattaaatatagagTTGTAAAGTATGTTACGTGGTGGATGGAGAACCAACCGAAAATGCAATACCTTTTGTGGTGAACAACGTAAGAGATATGTGGGTTACATACATATGTGTGAAGCATCTTTTTCATACGAACTCATTAGTACCTTCACGTCATGCAAACAAAGACATGACTGTGCCGTAACCATTCAATTTTTGTGGAACAAAGCAGAATCTTTCAAAAAGAGTTTTATAAGCTTGTTGGATATTAAAATCACTAAACTCGATTTGATGGTAAAAAAGATTGAATTATTTATGTAGTGTCCTCCTAAATTATCGAAGTAGGATGGGGCTTAAACTCTCTTAATTATTTGCATTATATTTTGAGGTAttgtttcattatatttttacagGGTTAGAGTTTGTTAAAGAGGGATCCACACCATAAATCCaacttgaacaaaataaaaaatattttgaatcgtataatctaaaatataaaatttacattttagatcGTAAATCCACGTTACAAAAATTTTATGGGTGCATGGAAGAAATTATGGAGGTGAAGAAAGAAGTTGTCCCCCCTATCCTCTCAATCACTTTCTGTTAACTGCATTTTGCATTGTGCAGCAGATAAATGTTAACAAAGTTCACCTATGTAGTATAGGaaacttattttcaaattttcaaaatgaatatCACCCTTATATTTGAAGTTGAGCATCCATCCCTATATTAAACGAACGAGTTTTTTTAGTGTTACATCATTGTACTGACCAGAAGGGAAGAAATAATGATTGATCTTAATAGAGACAACATAGGTTACACGTTTATCATCTAGGAGTTCCGTAGCCGTAATGACAAAAGTCTGAtagaaactaaataataaaatttcaaacttaTTTATTCACTACAAAATTCAATCACATGATTAAGGGGCTACACTCTAAGCTGCTCATAACGCAAGAACCAGAAACAGCAATGAATACATCAACTTCATATTTTTGTGAGTACAGAAGTAGAACCATCTTTCTACAGGTAGCAAACATTCACGTCAGTCATATGGCAAAAGAAAGAAACTCTTTCCATTATCTTTTACCTTTGCGAAGGTGCTATAATCTTATAAGGATGACCTTTTGGTAAAGTTAGATTACAAACCCTTCAAAACAACCTTATAGCTTCCAAATCAACCTATTTTATATAGCTTGTCCTCACAGGAAAGCCGGCAGTGGACGCCAAGAACTATTCCCTGGcagaaaacaaattaataaaataagatatcaaaaaggaaaaataggaAAGAGGGAAGAACTTGGCAAGTCAAATTGTACTTTCGCAGAAAGTTTTGAAACAACTCAATCATGAAGATGACGATACTTATTACCCTGTAGTGATTCCAATTGTGTGATTTACCCATAGATTGAAACATTCATAGAGAAAATGCAAGTTTTATACAATATAAGAAGCTTGTGACATcaagatataaaatattagtttgatgCTGAGCAACCAGAACTGCACAGATATTAAAACTCTGGCATCAACCCATGTATAGAACATCGGTACATAATACTATCGCGGACATTCAAGGAAGGTCATCACATCATTAtatgaaattaagaaattaagttGATGCATGATAAAAGACTCAACTACACAATACATAGTTTATGGAACAACTACTGCTTTGGAAATTCTACATCAGAAAATTCAGAATTCAATAAAAAGCGCAAGCAGATGATCTCATGAAAAACAAGCAATCATATCTCACAAATTGGCAAGCAGCAACTTAGTATTTTCTCAATAATATGGATAATATGGTGCAACTACAACGGTTAGagatataatttaattacatgGGTAAATATCTTACCAAATATTTCCTATTATTAGATATTGTTCTTGCTCCTTGTTATTGtatttcttctttattataaataataatactcaTATGTATACCCAACACACAATTCATTATATTCACATTCAGTCTCTATCTTCTCAAGGTACCAAAATGGAACCCTCCTCCGGCACCTGCTTTGTTATTAATCCTTTCAACAGCAACAAACATTTAAGTGCATAGTCTTCCTGTGTAACTTTTTTCCATTCTTCAACATCAGCAATGCAAAGGCAGCAGCGCTCCAACATTACAGTAAAGGCTTCTCAGCTATGATTACAACAGAGCAAGTTAGCCAACTTGCAGGTATTGTATTCGAATGTTATATGCTTCTGTCTTGATCTTTCCACTATATTGAGTTGGAAGACAATTTGAATACGAGATGAAAGACTAATTCAATATTTTGAGAATGGcttctagatttaaattgggcggTTCCAATTTGGAATAGTATATGCTCAAGTTTCACAGTGATGACACATATTCTATATGGAATCCTCAACCATTTACTTGCTCAGACACTGAATGACGCTTTGATTTGTGTTTCAGAACATAAATCAACAGTGTCCATTTTTTAGATGAAAGTGAATAAACTGCTCACAACCCATTATGGGTGTTTTCTCGGATTGGATACTATCTACAATGGCAATCCTAAAGCGCATCCAAAGTCATTGACTCTGGTAACTTAACTATTCTTTTTACACTCTTTTTTCTGTCATTTGGATTAAACATTAATGATTCCAGATTGATTTTCAGGAATCCGGCCAGAGTAAGCAAGCTTCACTTGTTATGGATTAGGTCCCATATGCCCAAAAATTTCAAGCGAAAGTGTGTTACTGGTGATAAGATTGATGTACAAAGTGATTTATAAGATTGAGGTACAAAGTCtacatttatattgaagtaaataaattatGCATTTGAAGCAACTAAAGTGTAATATGAAATCATTCACATGTTTTCACcttatagtttaaaattttgggATAGTGTTAATGTATGACACAGTATTGGAAAGTCTATGACAGTGGTCTAATTTCAACTTCTAACTTTGCCAACCTAAttcttctaataaaaaaaattaaatttcagcACACGCTAGATGGACCTGTGTACTACTCTAGCTTCAAAGTTCATAGCACTCTCCTACACGACtgaatctggtcggattcatcATACAGCTATTACATGTTCCCTCAGCTAACAGGCTAGAAGTTTTGGATAGTTGGCTTATGGTATGCTCTGGATACATACCAATTACCATCTGCTAACTATGTCGCTCATCTGGAGTTTGGATTTTTCAGGAAAATGATAGGTGATCGGTTTCTATTCAAAGGGGTTTGAAGCATAAAGTGGCCCTCTAGACGGTGTTGTCCACAAGATATTTTTCCGTTCAGCTCAAGATAATGATGGACATGGAATACAAAAGCTGTCATAACAGTAGGCTCCACTATAGCTAATGCTAGCCTATTTGGCATTGGCAAAGGAAAATCTAGAGGTGGTTCCCCAAGTGTTAGACTTTCAATCTACATGGCCGGTTGGTTTGGGTTGTGCAGTGATGATGTTCTTTCAGTAACGGATGATGCCATCTAGCATCCACTCCGAATTTGGATACCCGTTTTCCCCAGCAAACAGGCGTCTTTCATGAGAACATAAATACACAAGCATTGGAGATAATGCGCCAAACACACTCTTAAACTACATTATACATGATTTCTACACTCCGTGCAACCAACCAAACTACAGTGCAACTACGGTAAACACATTTAAGAGCATAGAGAGAACCAAATCACAGCAATACAATCAAAAACAGCATCGCACATACCACTTAATTATCGATCCAAAGAGAAAATGCTGCATGATGGGGACCTTCTCAAGAACCTCAGCCTTGTACATCTTGAGCAACCCACCGTTCACCTTGTTCCAATTGGGCACCCCACTGATATCATCCAGCATGGGCGAGTGCTCGGCAAACACCCCCTTCTTCACCTTCTTCACAAAGGCGATGCAAGCAAGGTAAAGATACTCCTTGGAGAAATTCTCCAAGATATCCTCATTATGAATAGACTTAGGCTTCATATATTTGTGATCAATCAACTGGGAAGACCCAAATATGAAGGGCAAAAAGTGGTAATCATCAAGCCCCCACACACCATGAGACCCTGCAGGCTCTAAGGAATACAACAACTGCAATTTCCTCATGAGCTCCAAGTACTTCACAAACACCCTCGCCACCAGAGCCGGATAATCCTCCTCTCCGACCACTCCCAGCCGCGCCA encodes the following:
- the LOC114169096 gene encoding aquaporin SIP1-2-like, whose product is MEKQKMGVLRAAIGDAILTSIWVFIMSTLRIASTEVALFLSLQPLSLAGLFITTVLNTFCVLTVSFIGGVLGGASFNPSTTVSFYTAGLRPDSSLSSMAVRFPAQAFGGAVGAKALVLVMPSQYKHMLKGPFLKVDLHTGALAEGLLTFTHNMAILFLVLRGPKNPFLKVYLLSVATAALVIPGSGFTGPSMNPANAFGWAFVNNKHNTLEQFYVYWVCPFLGASSAAFIFRSLFMAPIKQKKA